One Drosophila kikkawai strain 14028-0561.14 chromosome 3L, DkikHiC1v2, whole genome shotgun sequence genomic window carries:
- the TfAP-2 gene encoding transcription factor AP-2-epsilon — translation MHILHRTNDHQFEDQKFMMERLSGHGSLGLSSSSAAYTTHSGGHTGRSGPATGHSGHSSTHGSAATMHHQSLQSDFQPPYFPPPFHHSTQSPPQQQNHGALEYLGTDPYGQPLSSLHHAPLHHYNQLAGLRSTQDQLGIHRTHREAELQGHVTQLSHGFPYTDRRSDYGSAISAGAAHGTRLGHEHESLALHQALQNAVDDVQAPALDDNVAFMSDLPLIKSMKSGKESGNLGSGSPSEVFCAVPGRLSLLSSTSKYKVTIAEVQRRLSPPECLNASLLGGVLRRAKSKNGGRLLREKLEKIGLNLPAGRRKAANVTLLTSLVEGEATHLAKDFHFVCETEFPARQLAEYIVRHQTEPQDSYRRKELILHSQQITKELMQILSQDRTTHFGTRSQHLLEPSMQRHLTHFSLITHGFGSPAIMAVLHAFQTFLNESLNYLEKLYPSNGGGMVSSSLDKSKIDNEKK, via the exons ATGCACATTCTACACCGCACCAACGACCACCAGTTCGAGGATCAGAAGTTCATGATG GAACGCCTAAGTGGACATGGCAGCCTAGGCCTCTCCAGCAGCAGTGCGGCGTACACCACGCACTCCGGCGGACACACGGGACGCAGCGGCCCGGCCACCGGACACAGTGGGCACAGTAGCACCCATGGATCGGCGGCCACCATGCACCACCAATCGCTGCAGTCCGACTTTCAGCCGCCCTACTTTCCGCCGCCCTTCCACCACTCCACGCAAAGTCCGCCCCAGCAACAG AACCACGGTGCCCTCGAGTACTTGGGTACGGATCCGTACGGCCAGCCCCTTTCCTCGCTGCACCATGCCCCACTGCACCACTACAATCAGCTGGCGGGGTTGCGGTCCACGCAGGATCAACTGGGGATTCACAGGACCCACAGAGAGGCTGAATTGCAGGGACACGTC ACCCAACTGTCCCACGGATTTCCGTACACGGATAGAAGAAGTGATTACGGTAGTGCAATATCGGCAGGAGCTGCCCATGGAACCAGACTGGGACATGAGCACGAGTCCTTAGCTTTGCATCAAGCCCTTCAAAACGCTGTCGATGATGTTCAAGCCCCTGCCCTCGACGATAATGTGGCTTTTATGTCCGACTTGCCGCTTATAAAGA GCATGAAAAGCGGGAAGGAGTCCGGGAACCTGGGCTCGGGTTCGCCCAGCGAGGTATTCTGTGCAGTTCCTGGTCGCCTTAGTCTCCTATCGAGCACGTCGAAATACAAGGTCACCATTGCCGAAGTGCAGCGCCGGCTGTCACCACCCGAGTGCTTAAACGCCTCCCTCCTGGGCGGAGTGCTCCGAAG AGCCAAGAGCAAGAATGGAGGTCGACTGCTGAGGGAGAAGCTGGAGAAGATCGGTTTGAACTTACCGGCTGGAAGGCGAAAAGCGGCTAATGTGACGCTACTTACATCCTTGGTGGAGGGCGAAGCAACGCACTTGGCTAAGGACTTCCATTTCGTGTGTGAGACGGAATTCCCGGCAAGGCAGCTGGCAGAGTACATTGTGCGGCACCAAACGGAGCCACAGGACTCCTACCGACGAAAAGAGCTCATCCTTCACTCCCAGCAG ATTACAAAAGAATTAATGCAGATCTTAAGTCAAGATCGAACGACCCATTTTGGCACAAGATCACAGCACTTGTTGGAGCCTTCGATGCAGCGCCACTTGACACACTTTTCCTTGATTACGCACGGCTTTGGATCACCCGCAATAATGGCCGTTCTCCATGCTTTCCAG ACATTCTTGAATGAGTCATTGAACTATTTGGAAAAGCTATATCCTTCAAATGGCGGCGGAATGGTGTCGTCATCGTTGGATAAAAGTAAAATcgacaacgaaaaaaaatga
- the S1P gene encoding membrane-bound transcription factor site-1 protease, protein MNVYTIIFTISTICGLYAFETALVPNEFIVSFHSKYFAPIRESYIAVKLSSLNVTGWTIIPRHNLAWEYPSDFDILRTLDEDPASIKLVIERIESHPLVKKVFPQRSVRRILAHGLYGNFTNVNRQPQGVLRNRNSDNDRSRQACSVLKANVLWKLGITGKGVKVAIFDTGLTKNHPHFRNVKERTNWTNEKSLDDKVSHGTFVAGVIASSRECLGFAPDADLYIFKVFTNSQVSYTSWFLDAFNYAIFKKINILNLSIGGPDFMDAPFVEKVLELSANNVIMISAAGNDGPLYGTLNNPGDQSDVIGVGGIQFDDKIAKFSSRGMTTWELPRGYGRLGLDIVTYGSQVEGSDVRKGCRRLSGTSVSSPVVAGVAALLISGAFHKIDLINPASLKQVLIEGAEKLPHYNMFEQGAGKLNLLKSMRLLLSYKPKISLVPPFLDFTLNYMWPYSSQPLYYGSSMAIANVTILNGISVTSQILGTPKWIPDLVHHGQFLQISTEVSPFLWPWTGWMAVFIAVNKDGENFEGVCKGAITLVVESWKDTTNETHISEVKLPLTIKVTQTPPRSKRILWDQYHSLRYPPRYIPRDDLKVKSDPLDWRADHIHTNFKDMYTHLRNVGYYIDVLREPFTCFNASDYGALLIVDPEKKFTDDEILAIHENVYRNGLSVVIFGDWYNTTVMQKIKFFDENTRQWWTPDTGGANIPALNDLLKPFGIGFGDFVGEGHFKLGDHSMYYASGATIVQFPNNPGDILVGTKLNDQGLSIINSKTPAKVGKEYLPILGMFQTTVNRVEPISTEYSKYINRGLLFRKSNRSISFDKMIHNTPPNSEGRIAVYGDSNCLDSTHLEKACYWLLNVFLDFAINSHKSSLLQNLNRIGEFSKVHRATLPLRISNDSIAPVQQRKICDDIAWLVPSEEREVEDNEPSIHDIVTGKNEEYENDVIQKILDMEITKLSPNNEYLSECQDSECLRASIIFLISLSLMVIILFVLFVKRIYVFCK, encoded by the exons ATGAATGTGTATactattatatttactataAGTACAATTTGCGGACTTTACGCTTTCGAAACAGCCCTCGTTCCCAATGAGTTCATAGTTAGTTTCCATTCAAAATACTTTGCACCGATCAGGGAGTCCTACATCGCAGTAAAGCTAAGTAGCTTAAAT GTAACCGGCTGGACCATTATACCACGTCATAATTTGGCTTGGGAGTATCCAAGTGATTTCGACATCTTAAGGACCTTAGACGAAGATCCAGCatcaattaaattagttatagAAAGGATTGAATCGCATCCGTTAGTGAAGAAGGTATTTCCCCAGCGAAGTGTACGCCGCATTCTGGCTCATGGCCTGTATGGTAACTTTACAAATGTAAACCGCCAGCCTCAGGGTGTTTTGCGGAACAGAAACTCGGATAATGATCGATCTCGCCAAGCTTGCTCAGTACTGAAAGCCAACGTTCTTTGGAAACTAGGCATCACAGGCAAAGGAGTCAAAGTTGCTATTTTTGATACCGGCTTAACCAAGAACCATCCACATTTTAGAAATGTAAAAGAACGGACTAATTGGACTAATGAAAAGTCCTTGGATGATAAGGTTAGTCATGGGACTTTCGTCGCAGGGGTCATAGCCTCATCCAGGGAATGCCTTGGCTTTGCCCCTGATGCTGACCTCTACATTTTCAAAGTGTTTACAAACTCCCAG GTTTCCTACACTTCCTGGTTTCTGGATGCCTTTAACTAtgcaattttcaaaaaaattaacatacTCAACCTTAGCATAGGCGGACCGGACTTTATGGATGCACCGTTTGTGGAGAAAGTTCTGGAGCTGTCGGCCAATAATGTCATAATGATATCTGCTGCAGGCAACGATGGCCCCCTCTACGGAACTCTGAACAATCCAGGGGACCAAAGTGACGTTATTGGCGTGGGCGGCATTCAGTTTGATGACAAAATCGCCAAGTTCAGTTCGAGAGGCATGACCACTTGGGAACTTCCGCGGGGATATGGCCGATTAGGGCTGGATATAGTTACTTACGGAAGTCAGGTGGAAGGAAGTGATGTGCGCAAAGGCTGCAGACGCCTCTCAGGAACCTCGGTTTCATCTCCAGTTGTTGCAGGAGTAGCAGCCCTGTTGATCAGCGGTGCTTTCCATAAAATCGACTTGATTAACCCAGCATCCCTCAAACAAGTCCTGATTGAAGGCGCCGAAAAGCTTCCACACTACAACATGTTTGAGCAGGGCGCTGGAAAACTGAACTTGTTGAAAAGCATGCGGCTTTTGCTGAGTTATAAGCCAAAGATAAGTCTTGTGCCTCCCTTCCTTGATTTCACTTTGAACTATATGTGGCCATACAGTTCTCAGCCGTTGTATTATGGAAGCTCCATGGCCATTGCAAACGTAACGATACTCAATGGAATTTCAGTCACCAGTCAGATTTTGGGAACCCCGAAATGGATTCCAGACCTAGTGCATCACGGCCAGTTTCTTCAGATATCaacagaagtttctccattcCTTTGGCCGTGGACCGGATGGATGGCAGTTTTTATTG CTGTTAATAAGGATGGCGAGAACTTTGAGGGTGTTTGCAAAGGAGCTATTACCTTAGTTGTTGAAAGTTGGAAGGATACGACAAACGAAACTCACATAAGCGAAGTCAAGTTGCCGCTGACCATAAAAGTAACGCAAACACCTCCCAGAAGCAAAAGGATTCTGTGGGACCAGTACCATAGCTTGAGGTATCCTCCGCGATATATACCAAGAGATGATCTAAAGGTGAAATCGGATCCTTTGGACTGGAGGGCGGACCACATACACACAAACTTTAAGGACATGTATACGCATCTACGAAATGTTGGCTACTATATTGACGTTTTGCGGGAACCCTTCACCTGCTTTAATGCCTCTGATTACGGAGCTTTATTGATTGTAGATCCGGAGAAAAAGTTCACAGACGACGAAATACTTGCCATACACGAAAACGTTTATAGGAACGGCCTAAGTGTCGTCATTTTCGGAGATTGGTATAATACAACGGTtatgcaaaaaattaaattctttgaCGAAAACACAAGACAATGGTGGACGCCTGATACCGGCGGCGCCAATATCCCGGCCCTGAACGATTTGCTGAAACCATTTGGAATTGGTTTTGGCGATTTTGTCGGCGAGGGACACTTCAAACTGGGAGACCACTCGATGTACTATGCCAGTGGTGCGACGATTGTACAATTTCCAAATAACCCCGGGGATATATTGGTGGGAACCAAACTAAACGACCAAGGGCTTTCG attataaattcaaaaactcCAGCTAAAGTGGGAAAGGAATACCTACCTATCTTAGGCATGTTCCAAACAACGGTCAACCGGGTCGAACCAATTAGCACAGAGTATTCAAAATACATCAACAGGGGTCTGTTATTCCGAAAAAGTAACAGAAGCATTAGCTTTGACAAGATGATACATAATACTCCACCTAATAGCGAAGGACGTATAGCGGTGTATGGAGACTCGAACTGCCTGGATTCGACGCACCTCGAAAAGGCTTGCTACTGGTTACTAAATGTGTTTTTAGATTTTGCCATAAACTCGCATAAATCCAGCTTGTTGCAAAATCTGAATCGAATAGGGGAGTTCAGTAAAGTACACAGAGCAACTTTACCTTTAAGAATATCTAATGATAGTATAGCCCCAGTTCAGCAGAGGAAAATTTGTGATGATATTGCCTGGTTAGTCCCATCAGAGGAGAGGGAAGTGGAAGACAATGAACCTTCTATTCACGACATTGTAACAGGCAAAAATGAAG aataTGAAAACGACGTCATCCAAAAGATTTTGGATATGGAGATCACGAAGTTGTCTCCGAACAATGAATACCTTTCTGAATGCCAGGACTCCGAGTGCTTGAGAGcttcaattatatttttgattagTTTAAGCTTAATGGTTATAATATTATTCGTATTATTTGTAAagcgtatatatgtattttgtaaataa
- the LOC108084773 gene encoding uncharacterized protein — MEELCNNSGHSATSSSGSNSSISAKTALSECSAAWINYLSALNNLCTAGSKLAHSIAVLEQWSLSEKPMFNNYTTSYLTNSWNDLARATTVATGTVKTHMLALLQDFVTISTVDPSANTEMEQKRFKEHNELIVLENAQAVINIQHQFCAASYDAFSSLTCCFVCQSPVGFPHEQDCSVMKQRNQFDQRSQTPSPNLCGAKVDSSRGNSLTDQRPIATGISEPVDQQRGPSPQLNFCDANPMQAIFEHTRGPLPNPGQLLSMKIPFHRNVKSSLSFPLFPLNGQRRWSEAAAGEVIDGISTDPESQMRRWSMPWEASKTDRNTVTWNQTRIMPMNTLKASGYKMSSSERYTSHNSDGNWPLASTSQDGLLEAIQLLSIRPTTITQISPQPSILSTSPEGAPHD, encoded by the exons ATGGAAGAGCTGTGCAACAATTCAGGTCATTCGGCGACCTCCAGTAGTGGAAGTAACTCGTCAATATCGGCCAAAACGGCGTTAAGCGAGTGCTCTGCCGCTTGGATCAACTATTTAAGtgctttgaataatttatgcaCCGCCGGCTCGAAATTGGCCCATTCAATAGCTGTTTTGGAGCAGTGGTCCTTGAGCGAAAAGCCCATGTTCAACAATTATACAACATCTTATTTGACAAATTCCTGGAACGATTTGGCAAG AGCAACAACGGTGGCCACAGGAACAGTAAAGACTCATATGTTGGCTTTGCTGCAGGACTTCGTTACTATATCGACAGTAGATCCATCTGCCAATACGGAGATGGAGCAAAAGCGGTTTAAGGAGCACAACGAGTTGATTGTTTTGGAAAATGCTCAGGCTGTTATCAATATTCAACATCAATTTTGCGCTGCCAGCTATGACGCATTCTCTTCCCTAACATGTTGCTTTGTCTGCCAATCACCAGTGGGGTTCCCCCACGAACAGGACTGCAGTGTAATGAAGCAACG CAATCAGTTCGATCAAAGATCACAAACCCCATCGCCAAATTTATGTGGCGCTAAGGTGGATTCATCCAGGGGAAATTCCCTAACCGATCAACGTCCAATTGCCACTGGAATCTCTGAACCAG TTGATCAACAACGCGGTCCTTCGCCGCAATTAAACTTTTGCGATGCAAATCCAATGCAAGCCATTTTCGAGCACACTCGCGGCCCCTTGCCCAACCCCGGACAGTTGCTGTCCATGAAGATACCATTTCACCGGAATGTAAAGTCTTCATTAAGCTTTCCACTGTTTCCATTAAACGGCCAGCGCCGTTGGTCAGAAGCAGCTGCCGGGGAGGTCATAGATGGTATTTCTACCGATCCAGAAAGTCAGATGCGAAGGTGGTCAATGCCGTGGGAGGCATCAAAAACCGACAGAAATACTGTAACATGGAACCAAACTAGGATAATGCCAATGAATACTCTAAAGGCTTCGGGCTACAAAATGTCTAGTTCAGAACGATATACTTCGCACAATTCAG ATGGAAACTGGCCGTTGGCATCAACTAGTCAAGATGGGCTGCTAGAAGCTATTCAATTACTTTCCATCAGACCGACAACCATCACCCAAATAAGTCCTCAGCCCTCGATTCTATCCACTTCTCCGGAAGGAGCCCCACACGATTAA
- the LOC108084772 gene encoding limbic system-associated membrane protein encodes MINYTKGYWPLVLYLFSFAITYIDGSFILPENDPPTTAPKFLSRGHLYKVIVGETIELPCKVQNLGSFVLLWRKGSSVLTAGHLKITRDQRFKIVGDYNLQINGVKTQDAGDYICQLGDQENRDQVHTVEILVPPTLRALPHNGQVTARKGSTVTLECKASGNPVPTIFWFKKDVFSGPTHLSDSSTLILENVDRHHAGTYQCSADNGVKDRVSMDIQLTILSPPEITVEKSWVHAAEGYDVELVCIVHGDVNSEMLWYQNSFLLDPTDRRSMYPRDDRYSLIIRNFQPTDFGNYSCVADNALGRTKKYIEVSGRPGPADFISPALSGFLDHYNLTWTIESIPPLEEIKLLYRRLLMNETYQHPGKWHEYHIKPTPIRTDGSHFLMSYLVKNLEHNAVYEAIVQAKNKYGWNEISDIHQFYTRNHDLLLDIDMEYKMGISSNIRIYPTLCGILLPAFMLVFYPFVNV; translated from the exons ATG ATTAACTACACAAAGGGATATTGGCCATTagttctatatttattttcatttgcaatAACCTATATAG ATGGCTCATTCATATTGCCAGAGAATGACCCCCCCACTACAGCGCCAAAATTCTTATCGAGGGGTCACCTCTACAAGGTCATCGTCGGGGAGACCATCGAGTTGCCCTGCAAGGTACAGAACCTCGGCTCCTTTGTGTTATTGTGGCGGAAAGGTTCATCCGTACTCACAGCCGGACATTTGAAAATAACAAGGGATCAACGCTTCAAAATAGTTGGTGACTATAACTTGCAGATAAATGGAGTAAAGACCCAAGATGCTGGGGATTATATATGCCAGCTAGGCGATCAGGAAAATCGCGACCAAGTTCATACAGTAGAAATTTTGG TTCCGCCTACGCTGAGGGCTCTTCCACATAATGGTCAAGTGACTGCCCGAAAGGGAAGTACTGTTACCTTGGAGTGCAAGGCCTCCGGCAATCCGGTGCCCACAATATTTTGGTTCAAGAAGGATGTATTTTCCGGACCAACTCACTTGTCGGACAGCTCAACACTAATACTGGAAAATGTAGACCGACATCACGCCGGAACATATCAGTGTTCAGCTGATAATGGAGTTAAAGATCGGGTATCCATGGACATACAGCTGACCATTCTTT CTCCACCTGAAATCACAGTGGAGAAGTCGTGGGTTCACGCAGCCGAAGGATACGATGTGGAACTGGTTTGCATTGTTCATGGCGATGTAAACTCGGAG aTGCTGTGGTATCAAAACTCATTTCTCCTGGATCCAACCGATCGACGATCAATGTATCCGCGTGATGATAGGTACAGCCTAATTATTCGAAACTTCCAGCCAACAGATTTTGGCAATTATAGCTGCGTGGCTGATAATGCTTTGGGGAGAACAAAAAAGTATATTGAGGTATCTGGCCGACCGGGTCCAGCTGATTTTATTTCTCCAGCCTTAAGCGGATTTCTAGATCATTACAACTTGACGTGGACAATAGAGTCCATACCTCCGCTGGAGGAGATAAAGCTTTTATACAGACGTCTTTTg ATGAATGAAACCTACCAACATCCTGGAAAATGGCATGAGTATCACATTAAGCCAACTCCAATAAGGACAGATGGTTCACACTTTTTAATGTCATATCTCGTTAAAAACTTGGAGCACAATGCCGTCTATGAAGCAATTGTTCAggccaaaaacaaatatggatGGAACGAG ATCAGCGATATTCACCAGTTTTATACGCGGAACCATGATCTACTCCTCGACATCGATATGGAATATAAAATGGGAATTTCCAGTAATATTAGAATATATCCAACTCTCTGTGGAATACTTTTACCCGCATTTATGTTAGTATTCTATCCTTTCgttaatgtttaa
- the Alg11 gene encoding GDP-Man:Man(3)GlcNAc(2)-PP-Dol alpha-1,2-mannosyltransferase — protein sequence MIVIILWVLLSLVLAAVISFISLRQLLLSRKKKLHKSSDNNINVGIFHPYCNAGGGGERVLWCAVKALQEKYPNSKVIIYTGDIDASPSSILQKAKNVFNISVDSDNVKFVFLKQRHWIEAKNYPHFTLLGQSIGSMVLGLEALCKFPPDIFIDTMGYAFTFPLFRYLAQARVGCYVHYPVISMDMLKRVQQRQMSHNNKKYVARNPFLTWTKLAYYRLFSKMYKWVGCCAETIMVNSSWTENHILQLWDVPFKTHRVYPPCEVGHLKKLQHTGKSDEFIILSVGQFRPEKDHPLQLQAIYELRTLLANDEALWSRIKLVIAGSCRNDEDYERLKNMQDLSKHLSLENNVQFKVNVPYEDLLKLYQTANIGIHTMWNEHFGIGIVECMAAGLIMVAHRSGGPLLDIVETSEGSQNGFLATDAVEYADNILNIIVNNAEMNGIRSAARASVERFSEREFEKNFLRAISELFTNA from the exons ATGATCGTCATAAT TCTGTGGGTCTTGTTATCGCTCGTTCTGGCGGCTGTTATTTCGTTTATCTCGCTGAGACAATTGCTGCTAAGCCGGAAAAAGAAGTTGCACAAATCCTCGGACAATAACATAAATGTTGGCATTTTCCATCCGTACTGCAACGCCGGTGGAGGCGGGGAACGTGTGCTATGGTGCGCTGTGAAAGCTTTGCAg GAAAAGTACCCCAACTCCAAAGTAATCATTTACACAGGCGATATAGATGCCTCGCCCAGTTCCATATTACAGAAGGCCAAGAATGTGTTCAATATTTCCGTCGACAGTGACAACGTGAAATTCGTGTTTCTCAAACAACGCCACTGGATAGAGGCCAAGAACTATCCTCACTTTACTTTGCTGGGTCAGAGTATTGGGTCCATGGTGCTGGGCCTGGAAGCACTCTGCAAGTTTCCGCCCGATATTTTCATTGACACCATGGGATACGCCTTCACATTTCCGCTTTTTCGATATCTGGCCCAGGCCAGAGTGGGCTGCTATGTTCATTATCCGGTCATCAGTATGGATATGCTAAAGAGGGTTCAGCAGCGGCAAATGTCGCACAACAATAAAAAGTATGTGGCCAGAAATCCGTTCTTGACATGGACCAAGCTAGCCTACTACCGATTGTTCTCTAAG ATGTATAAATGGGTTGGCTGTTGCGCCGAGACAATCATGGTGAACTCCTCTTGGACCGAAAATCACATACTACAGCTGTGGGATGTGCCATTCAAGACTCATCGGGTGTACCCCCCGTGCGAGGTGGGCCATCTAAAAAAGCTCCAGCACACGGGCAAAAGCGACGAATTCATTATTCTATCTGTCGGACAATTTCGACCGGAAAAAGATCATCCCCTCCAGCTGCAAGCCATATATGAGCTGAGAACTCTTCTTGCCAACGACGAGGCTCTGTGGAGCAGAATAAAATTGGTGATTGCGGGGTCATGCCGAAACGACGAGGACTACGAGCGACTGAAAAATATGCAAGATTTGTCCAAACATCTGTCCCTGGAGAACAACGTTCAATTCAAAGTGAATGTGCCCTACGAAGACCTGCTCAAGTTGTATCAAACCGCGAATATTGGGATACACACGATGTGGAACGAGCACTTCGGTATCGGAATCGTCGAGTGCATGGCAGCTGGGCTTATAATGGTGGCCCACAGGTCGGGCGGTCCCTTGCTGGACATTGTGGAAACCTCTGAGGGGAGTCAGAATGGATTCCTCGCCACTGACGCTGTTGAGTATGCTGataacatattaaatattattgttaataatgCTGAAATGAATGGAATTCGGAGCGCAGCCAG ggcTTCGGTGGAAAGGTTCTCTGAGCGAGAATTTGAAAAGAACTTCCTGCGAGCTATTTCCGAATTATTTACAAACGCTTAA